A window of Chloroflexota bacterium genomic DNA:
AAATCTCGAGTTTCATTGCCTCCATTCCTGGTAAGTGCTCTGTACCTTCGGTGGTGTAGGTTCTTCCTTGGCTCGAATAGCCCGATCTTTTAATTTCCTAAGCGTTAGGTAAGCCGTGAGTTTGCTTCACGGCGTGAAGCACGTGATCTATAGAGCGCTCGCTTTGTTTCGCAGGCCCTAAGGGATCATGTGCTTGTTCATCTCCCAATAACATCGAGAATGTAGCCGCGACAGATAGTGCCAGCGCTTCTAGGTTATACCCGCCTTCCAATGTCACTACTAGGCGGTCCTCGCATAGTTCTCTAGCCAGCGCGACCAATACACGCACTAAGTTGGCATATCCCCGCACAGACAACAACATCATGCCCAAGGGGTCCATCCAGTGAGCATCATAGCCTGCTGATACCAAGATCAACTGCGGCTGATAGCGTCGAGCGATGGGCAGCAAAATCTCATCAAATATACGCTGATAGCCAGCATCCCCCACACCTGATGGCAGGGGCACGTTGACCGTATAGCCAAGCCCAGCACCACGGCCCGTTTCCTGCCAGTGCCCAGTGCCAGGGTAGTAGGGGTATTGGTGTGTCGAGAAGTATAGGACACGTGGCTCCTCGTAAAAAGCGTCTTGTGTGCCGTTGCCGTGATGTAGGTCAAAGTCCACAATCAGGACACGGTCCAGTTTGTACTTCTGCAATGCATAGCGAGCTGCTATGGCAATGTTGTTGAACAGGCAGAAGCCCATGGCGCGGTTGGATATAGCATGGTGTCCCGGTGGGCGTACCAAGGCAAAGGCGTTGCCTATCTCACCTTCTAGCACAGCTTCGACTGCGCGTAACACTCCTCCTGCAGCGCGCAAAGCCGCGGCATAAGAATATGGGCCTATATAGGTGTCCGCATCCAGCCAGCCAGCCCTGCCCTCAGAGGTCGCGCGTATATGAGCGATGTAGCCGGGATGATGAACAGCAGCGAGTTCCTCTAAAGTTGCATCTCGTGCCGGCAGATTCTGCATACGTTCCAGGAAACCTGCCTCCTGCAAATGCCTCATAATATATTCCAGCCGGCGGCTGTTCTCTGGGTGCTCGGCTACATCGTGTTTTAGATACAATGGATCGTATACATAGGCTGTGCCCATTGCGAACCTTTCACGAAGGTAAGAAAGGACTCATCCATTTGTGGCCCCTTGCTTATAGTAACTTCTAGGGCGAATGGTTCCAGGTGGAAGCCTTTCCATAGGAAACCTTATAGCCATAACATGGTCTCCCGGCAAACGGCCCTGGGTTACAGCCCTCGCCTCATCCTCCATGCGGCGGGAGCCTGTTGTAGGAGCAGCGGGAGTCGGCGTCCCTTTCTTTTCCTCTTTTGGTTTATGGATGGTGTAAATGCGCACTTTAGAACTCTCGGTCTTGTTGCCAGCCGCATCAAACCCAATGACATGCAATATATGGGTCTCTGTGTAACCCGCGGTGTCTGAAATAATCCCTCGCCCGGTGGGCGACATACTGATGGCGCTTATGGCATGCATATCCGTAATGGATCGAGTAACTGTGATGACAGTGCCATCCAGCAATGTCTGGGATTGTATATGCAATTCAGCGCTCGTGATCACCACAGTGCTGCTAATCAAGGCAGGATCTCGAATTAAGCTAGGGATCGTATCGGAGAGTGCGATGGTCCATTTCTTGGTGAATGGCGCAACAGTGCTATAGCCAATTTGTTGCTCGTCCAGGTAGAATTCAACTCTGTCCATCGAATAGTTGTCAATGGCATCCACCTGAATATTGACCCATTCATCGCTTTCCAGAGTGTAGACTGCGCCTTCCAATGGATGAATGATTTCCACGGTTGGTGGGGTATTGTCCACAATGACCTGAACTCTTGCCGAGCGTTGGTTGCTGCTTCCCTCGATCACGACCAGTTGCAGAGTGTACAAGCCATCCGGCAATTGGCTCACATCCCAATATTCTAGAATGTTGTTGTCCACCCGGTTGTAGTGATCGCCGCCGATTGGTATCCACTGTGCAGGGTTCATTCCA
This region includes:
- a CDS encoding histone deacetylase, whose translation is MGTAYVYDPLYLKHDVAEHPENSRRLEYIMRHLQEAGFLERMQNLPARDATLEELAAVHHPGYIAHIRATSEGRAGWLDADTYIGPYSYAAALRAAGGVLRAVEAVLEGEIGNAFALVRPPGHHAISNRAMGFCLFNNIAIAARYALQKYKLDRVLIVDFDLHHGNGTQDAFYEEPRVLYFSTHQYPYYPGTGHWQETGRGAGLGYTVNVPLPSGVGDAGYQRIFDEILLPIARRYQPQLILVSAGYDAHWMDPLGMMLLSVRGYANLVRVLVALARELCEDRLVVTLEGGYNLEALALSVAATFSMLLGDEQAHDPLGPAKQSERSIDHVLHAVKQTHGLPNA